A genomic region of Coraliomargarita sinensis contains the following coding sequences:
- a CDS encoding heavy metal translocating P-type ATPase: protein MFDVRRSSGAQCAHCGTPFTPRAGEAYCCHGCHYVAQMLEENDLTRFYELKGNSAVPPVGSKAFRKVETEALEAVLKETEASSEKPVVIAKFGIEGISCIGCVWLIEAMFKRQEGAAAARIDARSCAVELAWQRGHFDLSKFAGAVQQIGYKLTLYQSDGNSKQESRRITYRIGLCGFFLLNTMLFTLPGYLGMGGDFFLSPLFQLLGALFATLSLAVGGSFFIQRAWQAARNRVLHIDLPIALGLVVAYLGSLIGWATGYTKLIYFDFVATFVFLMLVGRWLQEVALEKNRSHLQRQQAGPREVTVLGGAQDGERVAPDQVTAGLEYSVAPGEINPVAADLLDPSGTLSLEWINGEAEPVVWPGERTAPAGAINVGLQGIRFRAREAWADSLLAKLLERPEDRFRETRLQNVLKYYIAIVIATGLLGGMAWLAATGNPLVSAQVLISVLIVSCPCALGVALPMCDEFATARLRRAGLFIKNAQIWERLRRVKTVVFDKTGTLTMDVPRLKNPDTVRELDPLAAQALHQLVDHNPHPVARSLREALLATHPELTNHNTNSPIEEHIGQGVSWIDPGGNEWALGKPEFKQLKTEQPAAGPHTLLCQNGLIVAEFDFAEDVRDDALEAIQNFRIHNLDTSILSGDAEPRVGPIARQLGLAKEKTKAACSPSDKAEWIARHANGQALMIGDGANDSLAFDAAVCRGTPVVDKSILEASADFFFFGRSLRCLPELFRTARRRRQTVAAIFITAVTYNMVAVSLCLVGMMHPLLAAILMPLSSVATLAIAWLGLSK, encoded by the coding sequence GAAACCGAAGCATTGGAGGCTGTCCTCAAGGAAACCGAGGCCAGTTCTGAAAAACCGGTTGTCATAGCCAAGTTCGGAATCGAGGGCATCAGCTGCATCGGCTGCGTCTGGCTGATTGAAGCGATGTTCAAACGACAGGAGGGCGCTGCAGCCGCGCGGATTGATGCCCGCAGCTGTGCCGTGGAACTGGCCTGGCAAAGAGGGCATTTCGATCTCTCCAAGTTTGCCGGAGCCGTCCAACAAATCGGCTACAAGCTCACTCTTTACCAGAGCGACGGAAACTCGAAACAGGAATCCCGCCGGATCACCTACCGTATCGGTCTCTGCGGTTTCTTTTTGCTCAATACCATGCTCTTCACCCTACCCGGCTATCTCGGGATGGGCGGCGACTTTTTTCTCTCACCTCTCTTTCAACTACTGGGTGCGCTCTTTGCCACCCTTAGCCTCGCCGTCGGAGGCAGCTTTTTTATTCAGCGAGCCTGGCAGGCGGCCCGCAACCGGGTGCTGCATATCGACCTGCCGATTGCCCTTGGACTGGTAGTCGCTTACCTCGGCTCTCTTATTGGTTGGGCGACGGGCTACACCAAGCTGATCTACTTCGACTTCGTCGCCACCTTTGTCTTCCTCATGCTGGTCGGGCGCTGGCTACAGGAAGTCGCGCTGGAAAAGAACCGCAGCCACTTGCAGCGCCAGCAAGCGGGTCCGCGCGAGGTCACCGTACTCGGCGGAGCACAGGACGGCGAGCGCGTCGCACCCGATCAAGTCACCGCCGGTCTCGAATACAGCGTCGCCCCCGGCGAGATCAACCCGGTCGCAGCCGACCTTCTCGACCCATCCGGCACGCTGAGTCTGGAATGGATTAACGGCGAGGCCGAGCCGGTGGTCTGGCCGGGAGAACGTACAGCCCCGGCCGGTGCCATCAATGTCGGCCTCCAGGGCATCCGGTTTCGTGCCCGGGAGGCCTGGGCGGACAGTCTACTGGCCAAGCTACTCGAACGACCGGAGGACCGGTTCCGCGAGACCCGCCTGCAGAATGTCCTCAAATATTACATCGCCATCGTCATCGCCACCGGCCTCCTCGGCGGCATGGCCTGGCTGGCCGCCACGGGGAATCCGCTTGTCTCGGCCCAGGTATTGATCTCCGTGCTCATCGTTTCCTGCCCCTGCGCACTGGGGGTCGCCCTACCCATGTGCGATGAGTTTGCCACGGCACGGCTCAGACGCGCCGGCTTGTTCATCAAGAACGCGCAAATCTGGGAGCGGCTCCGCCGGGTCAAGACCGTCGTTTTCGATAAGACCGGCACCCTCACAATGGACGTGCCACGGCTGAAAAATCCGGACACGGTTCGCGAACTCGACCCGCTGGCCGCACAGGCACTCCATCAACTCGTCGACCACAACCCGCACCCCGTGGCCCGCTCTCTGAGGGAGGCCCTGCTTGCCACCCACCCCGAGCTCACGAACCACAACACCAATAGCCCGATCGAAGAGCACATCGGCCAAGGCGTAAGCTGGATCGACCCCGGCGGCAACGAGTGGGCGCTGGGGAAACCCGAATTCAAGCAACTGAAAACTGAACAACCGGCCGCAGGCCCCCACACCCTGCTCTGCCAGAACGGACTTATCGTCGCCGAATTCGATTTCGCTGAAGACGTCCGCGACGATGCATTGGAAGCAATTCAGAATTTTCGTATCCATAATCTGGATACTTCTATTCTAAGTGGTGACGCCGAACCACGGGTCGGGCCTATCGCGCGGCAACTCGGATTAGCGAAAGAGAAGACCAAAGCCGCTTGCAGCCCATCCGACAAAGCCGAGTGGATCGCGCGCCATGCCAATGGTCAGGCACTCATGATTGGCGACGGGGCCAACGACAGCCTGGCTTTCGATGCCGCCGTCTGCCGCGGCACTCCTGTGGTGGACAAAAGTATCCTGGAAGCGAGCGCGGACTTCTTCTTTTTCGGACGAAGCCTGCGCTGCCTGCCCGAGCTTTTCCGGACCGCCCGGCGCCGCAGGCAGACAGTGGCTGCGATATTCATAACGGCCGTGACTTACAATATGGTCGCTGTCAGCCTCTGCCTGGTCGGAATGATGCATCCACTGCTGGCGGCTATCCTTATGCCGTTGAGCTCGGTGGCCACGCTAGCGATTGCCTGGCTGGGATTGAGTAAGTAG
- a CDS encoding cytochrome c biogenesis protein ResB: MGAIFKFFASLRLTVVLLALSMVLIFFGTLDQVEYGIWHTQKLYFESFLVVWSYPEQWLYYDKLFWFHLPMPGGYLLGGLLFVNLLAAHFTRFKLTFRKSGIFLVHFGLVLLLVSELLTDLVSQESQMPVDEGGRSNYSQAVRENELVFIDRSDPEHDTVHSIPASLLKPGKRINVPDTPLSIRTVRYFPNSNVGRAQAPVADNLADSGAAVKMNIVATPTEVTYAESEINTATAYVEVSGPDGILGTWLVSNVIDERFPPQTVTLDEQSWEMALRFTRHYYPFEIELIDFKHDKYPGTEIPFNFSSEVMVHHEDEFKDQKALIYMNHPLRYEGLTFYQASFANQDKTSIFQVVRNPGWILPYISVLLMGLGMCVQFGMHFFKFLGKRSH, from the coding sequence ATGGGCGCCATTTTCAAGTTCTTTGCCTCCCTTCGCCTGACCGTTGTCCTACTGGCGCTCTCGATGGTGCTGATCTTCTTCGGAACTCTCGATCAGGTCGAATACGGGATCTGGCACACCCAGAAGCTCTACTTTGAGAGCTTCCTCGTGGTTTGGTCCTACCCGGAACAATGGCTCTATTACGATAAGCTCTTCTGGTTTCACCTACCCATGCCGGGCGGCTATTTACTGGGCGGCCTGCTGTTCGTCAATCTGCTCGCCGCACACTTTACCCGTTTCAAACTAACATTCAGGAAAAGCGGCATCTTTCTGGTGCACTTCGGCCTGGTGCTGCTTCTGGTCAGCGAACTGCTGACCGACCTGGTTTCACAGGAGAGCCAGATGCCGGTCGACGAGGGCGGCCGCAGCAACTACTCGCAGGCGGTCCGGGAGAACGAACTCGTTTTCATCGACCGCAGCGACCCCGAGCATGATACGGTACACAGTATCCCTGCCAGCCTGCTCAAGCCGGGCAAGCGTATCAACGTGCCGGATACACCACTCAGCATCAGGACAGTCCGCTATTTCCCCAACTCAAACGTGGGCCGCGCGCAGGCACCCGTCGCAGACAACCTGGCAGACAGCGGAGCCGCGGTGAAAATGAATATCGTCGCCACGCCGACTGAAGTCACCTACGCGGAAAGTGAAATCAACACGGCGACCGCTTACGTCGAGGTCTCCGGACCGGACGGGATCCTCGGAACATGGCTGGTCTCCAATGTCATCGACGAGCGCTTTCCGCCCCAAACAGTCACACTGGATGAGCAGTCCTGGGAGATGGCACTGCGCTTCACCCGTCACTACTACCCTTTTGAAATCGAACTGATCGACTTCAAACACGACAAGTACCCCGGCACGGAAATTCCTTTTAACTTTTCCAGCGAAGTCATGGTGCACCACGAGGATGAGTTCAAAGATCAAAAAGCACTCATCTACATGAACCACCCGCTCCGCTACGAAGGACTGACCTTTTACCAGGCGTCCTTCGCCAATCAGGACAAAACCTCCATCTTTCAAGTCGTCCGCAACCCGGGCTGGATACTGCCATACATCAGCGTCCTTCTCATGGGCCTCGGCATGTGCGTCCAGTTCGGCATGCATTTCTTCAAATTCCTCGGTAAACGCTCCCATTAA
- the ychF gene encoding redox-regulated ATPase YchF, translating into MLQAGIVGLPNVGKSTLFNALTRTRKAESANYPFCTIDPNVGVVHVPDERLEPLREIAKTNKVIPAAIEFVDIAGLVAGASKGEGLGNKFLANIREVDAIVHVVRCFEDDDIIHNMGSIDPLRDIEVINTELILADISSLESQQEKAVKKARGGDKEAAANIALIERLLPHLNENRPAITLDMNDDERVVLKRLALLSAKRVLYACNVAENDLADPSGNSFVSQVETYAREHHGAGICVISAAVEAELIDFDAEEAAEYLESLGVNDSGVSLLIRATYDLLGLASYFTAGEQEVRAWTFRKGMKAPECAGVIHTDFEKGFIKADVVSYEDLVAAGSTAGARDAGKYRLEGKDYEFKDGDVALFRFNN; encoded by the coding sequence ATGCTTCAAGCAGGTATCGTAGGTCTCCCGAATGTGGGCAAAAGCACACTCTTCAACGCCCTGACGCGCACGCGTAAGGCCGAGTCGGCAAATTATCCTTTTTGCACGATCGACCCGAACGTGGGGGTCGTGCATGTTCCGGACGAACGGCTGGAACCCCTGCGGGAGATCGCCAAAACCAACAAGGTCATCCCGGCCGCGATCGAATTTGTGGATATCGCCGGCCTTGTCGCCGGAGCCAGCAAGGGCGAGGGCCTCGGCAACAAGTTCCTCGCCAACATTCGCGAAGTCGACGCCATCGTGCATGTGGTCCGTTGTTTTGAGGACGATGACATCATTCATAACATGGGCAGCATCGATCCGCTGCGGGACATCGAGGTGATCAACACCGAGCTGATTCTCGCCGATATCAGTTCCCTGGAGAGCCAGCAGGAAAAAGCGGTTAAAAAAGCCCGCGGAGGCGACAAGGAGGCCGCCGCCAATATCGCCCTGATCGAGCGGCTGCTCCCCCACCTCAACGAAAACAGGCCCGCGATCACGCTGGACATGAACGATGACGAGCGAGTCGTGCTCAAGCGACTCGCCCTCTTGTCCGCCAAGCGCGTGCTCTATGCCTGCAACGTCGCGGAGAACGATTTGGCTGATCCATCCGGCAACAGTTTCGTCAGCCAAGTCGAGACCTACGCCCGCGAACACCACGGTGCCGGAATTTGCGTTATTTCCGCGGCAGTCGAAGCCGAGTTGATCGATTTTGATGCCGAGGAAGCCGCCGAGTACCTCGAATCCCTCGGCGTAAACGACTCCGGTGTCTCACTCCTCATCCGCGCCACCTACGACCTGCTCGGCCTCGCCTCCTATTTTACCGCCGGCGAGCAGGAGGTGCGCGCATGGACCTTCCGTAAGGGGATGAAGGCTCCCGAGTGCGCCGGAGTGATTCACACCGATTTTGAAAAAGGATTTATCAAAGCCGACGTCGTCTCCTACGAGGATCTGGTGGCCGCAGGCAGCACGGCCGGCGCTCGCGATGCCGGTAAATACCGTCTGGAGGGCAAGGACTACGAGTTCAAGGACGGCGACGTGGCACTCTTCCGGTTCAATAATTAA
- the cutA gene encoding divalent-cation tolerance protein CutA, protein MSKLLIGWTTCDNPDVAERFAHTLVERDLAACVQIDDAVRSVFKWKGEVQSSLECRLCIKFSEDKHDAVYNFIKVNHPYDNPEWVVTRPDIVAEKYLEWATGG, encoded by the coding sequence ATGAGCAAGCTTCTAATCGGTTGGACAACCTGTGATAACCCGGATGTGGCGGAGCGTTTCGCCCATACTCTGGTCGAGCGAGACCTCGCGGCCTGTGTGCAGATCGACGACGCCGTGCGCTCGGTCTTCAAGTGGAAGGGCGAGGTTCAGAGTAGTTTGGAGTGCCGACTTTGTATAAAATTTTCCGAGGACAAGCACGACGCAGTCTACAACTTCATCAAGGTGAATCATCCCTACGATAACCCCGAGTGGGTGGTGACTCGCCCCGATATCGTCGCGGAGAAATATTTGGAATGGGCGACTGGCGGTTGA
- a CDS encoding FAD-binding oxidoreductase: protein MTKAHQNALDSLRRKLPGRVFTDEASCFAASIDNLRLSFAPDAVIKVSKASDVGVALKLANKFKIPVTPRGAGSSATGSAVPLKRGWALDLAGLDSIKIDAVARIATVGAGAVTADLQSQAEALGLFYPPDPSSKKYTTLGGNIACNAGGMRCVKYGVTRDYVLGLEGFLADGSPFKFGLPLKKYVSGLNLRDLLIGSEGTLGVVTSAALKLLPKPEKRWTGMFAFKSEASALKAVVALFKAGHNPSILEFLDRQSVGCAERYTGKVIFEGHSRSSILLIELDGTPGEVRKQRKALLDFMAQCAVAHREARSEAAAEKLWQVRRTCSQSMFSLADTKLNEDVVVPLEKQAELIRYTLKLKKEIGLATPTFGHAGDGNLHVHIMYNRRSKTDARKAKAGIKKLMQKVVDLGGVITGEHGIGLAKIPFMSMQHSKAELAAMYSVKSALDPEGILNPGKIFEPFEVWEHEPVDVQLPWDHR, encoded by the coding sequence ATGACGAAAGCACACCAGAACGCACTCGACTCACTCAGGAGGAAGCTGCCGGGGCGGGTGTTTACGGACGAGGCAAGCTGCTTTGCCGCTTCGATAGATAACTTACGTCTCTCCTTCGCCCCGGACGCTGTCATCAAGGTCTCCAAAGCCTCCGACGTCGGGGTGGCACTGAAACTGGCGAACAAGTTTAAGATACCGGTGACCCCGCGTGGTGCCGGGTCCTCCGCGACGGGTTCGGCCGTGCCTCTGAAGCGGGGCTGGGCGCTCGACCTCGCCGGGCTGGATTCGATCAAGATCGACGCGGTTGCGCGGATCGCAACGGTCGGGGCCGGAGCGGTAACGGCCGACTTGCAGTCGCAGGCTGAGGCCTTGGGTTTATTTTATCCGCCCGACCCCTCGTCGAAGAAATACACCACGCTCGGTGGCAACATCGCCTGCAATGCCGGCGGGATGCGCTGTGTGAAGTATGGCGTAACGCGTGACTACGTGCTCGGACTGGAGGGTTTTTTGGCCGATGGGAGCCCCTTCAAGTTTGGGCTGCCACTGAAGAAGTACGTGTCCGGTTTGAACCTGCGTGACCTCTTGATCGGCTCGGAAGGTACGCTCGGTGTCGTGACCAGTGCTGCGCTTAAGCTGCTGCCGAAACCGGAAAAACGCTGGACCGGGATGTTCGCGTTCAAAAGTGAGGCGTCGGCACTTAAGGCCGTGGTGGCGCTCTTCAAGGCCGGGCACAATCCCTCCATTCTCGAGTTTCTCGATCGGCAGTCCGTCGGTTGTGCGGAAAGGTATACCGGCAAAGTGATTTTCGAAGGACATTCCCGTTCCTCAATCCTGCTGATTGAGCTTGATGGCACCCCCGGGGAAGTCCGCAAGCAGCGCAAAGCACTATTGGACTTTATGGCGCAGTGTGCCGTGGCTCATCGGGAAGCCCGGTCTGAGGCAGCCGCCGAGAAGCTCTGGCAGGTTCGGCGCACCTGTTCGCAGTCCATGTTTTCACTGGCCGACACCAAGTTGAACGAAGATGTCGTCGTGCCGCTGGAGAAACAGGCCGAGCTCATTCGCTATACGCTCAAGCTGAAAAAGGAGATCGGGCTGGCGACGCCGACTTTCGGTCATGCCGGCGACGGTAACCTGCATGTGCACATCATGTATAACCGCCGATCCAAGACCGACGCCAGGAAAGCCAAGGCCGGCATCAAAAAACTCATGCAGAAAGTGGTCGATCTCGGTGGGGTGATCACAGGCGAGCATGGGATCGGCCTGGCCAAGATTCCCTTTATGTCGATGCAGCACAGCAAGGCGGAGCTGGCGGCTATGTATTCGGTCAAGTCCGCGCTAGATCCGGAGGGAATTCTCAACCCCGGCAAGATTTTTGAACCTTTTGAAGTTTGGGAGCACGAGCCGGTGGACGTGCAGCTCCCCTGGGACCACCGATGA
- a CDS encoding hybrid sensor histidine kinase/response regulator, which produces MTSAANEPSPIEIEDSRILIVDDDEIIRKLLRRVLERSGFEIDEAASGEEALKQIEADAPDLILLDVVMDGIDGFQTCRKLKSMQGMAEVPIVFVTGRSDTGSIVEGLNAGGNDYITKPINRHEALARIRNHLKMRKLMHMQNEFIVGLKKANLAKNRVIGVASHDLRNPIASIRGLSEFLMESGPLNDDQREIATTIQSTSDTMLNLVEELLDLSVIESGEERTDFEPCNVFELVSSSIGIYQFTANKKSIEIDLQESGNVPDLLLLDKMQFRRLVDNLLSNAVKYSPLETKVLVKLEAEGEVLKIIVEDEGPGIPEHEMHKLFTDFGKTSVKPTGSETSTGLGLSICKKIAEVHRGTIRADNREDRSGMRFTVEFNIPALVVAPV; this is translated from the coding sequence ATGACATCCGCAGCCAACGAACCCAGCCCGATCGAAATTGAAGATTCGCGTATCTTGATTGTGGATGATGATGAAATTATCCGTAAGCTGTTGAGGCGAGTGCTGGAGCGCAGCGGATTTGAGATCGATGAAGCGGCCTCCGGCGAAGAGGCCTTGAAGCAGATCGAGGCGGATGCCCCGGATTTGATTCTTCTCGACGTTGTCATGGACGGGATCGACGGTTTCCAAACCTGTCGAAAACTCAAGAGCATGCAGGGCATGGCGGAAGTCCCTATTGTTTTCGTGACCGGTCGATCGGATACGGGATCGATCGTTGAGGGGCTCAATGCCGGTGGTAACGACTACATTACTAAGCCGATCAACCGGCATGAGGCACTGGCCCGGATTCGCAACCACCTCAAGATGCGGAAACTCATGCACATGCAGAACGAATTTATCGTGGGCCTGAAGAAGGCAAATCTCGCGAAGAACCGGGTGATCGGGGTCGCCTCCCACGATTTAAGAAATCCGATCGCTTCGATTCGGGGCCTTTCGGAATTCCTCATGGAGTCCGGGCCCTTGAACGACGACCAGAGAGAGATCGCAACCACGATCCAGTCGACCTCGGACACGATGCTGAATCTGGTCGAGGAACTGCTGGATCTTTCCGTGATTGAAAGTGGCGAAGAGCGCACCGACTTTGAGCCCTGCAATGTTTTCGAGTTGGTTTCCTCTTCGATCGGAATTTACCAGTTTACCGCCAACAAGAAATCCATCGAAATCGATCTGCAGGAATCTGGTAATGTGCCCGACCTTCTCTTGCTGGATAAGATGCAATTCCGCCGCCTGGTCGACAATCTGCTTAGCAATGCTGTGAAATATTCACCTTTGGAAACCAAGGTGCTGGTTAAGCTGGAAGCTGAAGGGGAGGTGTTGAAAATTATTGTTGAAGACGAAGGGCCGGGCATCCCCGAGCATGAAATGCATAAGCTCTTCACGGACTTCGGTAAAACCTCGGTCAAGCCGACCGGCAGCGAAACCAGCACCGGTTTGGGGCTCTCTATCTGCAAAAAGATCGCTGAAGTTCACCGGGGCACCATTCGAGCGGATAACCGGGAGGATCGTAGCGGTATGCGGTTTACTGTAGAATTCAATATTCCCGCACTGGTCGTTGCGCCGGTGTAA